The genomic region GGCCGTGATGGGTATAGTATTGGTCTTAGGTTTATGTCGTTATTTGCTGTTATTGGGTAGCAGGATTTAATTGATAATGTTTTAAGGTATAACTTTTAGCCACGGTATTCTCTTGAAGTCTTCGTCGAGCGTTGCGATAGTTTCTATGCCGTAGTGCTTGCACGTTAGTGCTATTAGCGCGTCTGCTGGCATTAGGCCGTAATCTTTGATAATGTTGATAACCTCATGTGGCTCAGACATGATAGGTAGGGTCACAAATAGTTCTAGCACGGGTTTAACTTCTTCGACAAGCTTTATTAAATTCTCGTCCTTTTTGGATAAGAGTTGTCGTATTCTCCTCGAGCTTAGCCCAGTTACAAGCCTTAGGTAGCCATGTATTACCTCGTCGATTACTATTGCATTGATATAGCCTGTAAGGTTACGATTTTCTACTTCGTCTATCATATCGTAGGCTCTTTCATCTTGGCCTGCAAGGAAGGCCAGTATTATGCTAGAGTCAACGAATATCTTCATCTTCTATCTCCTCGATGGCCTCGGCAAAGTCTTTCTTGCTTAGCTCTGGCCGATGCTTTCTTGCAATACCATAAAATTTCCGCGCAACCGATTCCTTTTTTACAATAACTATGTAAGCCTCTTCGCCCTCAGCTATATCAATGGGCTCCAACGGTTTTAGTACTCCTTTCTCGTATCTTACTCGAATAACCTTTGACAACACTCCATCCCCTGAGTAATAATTATGCGTCCGCGTTCATAAATCGTCGGGTACGCTATACAAGAGGAATCTATGATGCAAAATGTGTACTTGTTTTATAAAACGTCTTCTTATCAAGCTATGTACTTAACATGGTTAGGGTCTTTGCAAATGCTGCACTGAAACTTTACATAAGTAGTGAGCACAAGATAATTACTAGGCGATCGCGAATTGTGCTGGATCATGCCCAGTAGTCGATGAAGTGTTCTTGGGGGACAATATTGGTTGATGTAGTGATTGTTGGTTGTGGTGCTGTTGGCTCTGTTGTCTCTCTGGCTCTGAGCCTTGGAGGGCTCAGTGTTGCGGTCGTCGCTAGGAGTAGAGGTGGCGACAAGGTCTATGTAGAGGGGCTCGGCGAGACACATGTCCCCGTGCTTGTGTGGAGCGAGGCCGCCTCTATAAGTCCGAGGATAGTTGTGTATGCTACCAAGGCCTATGACTTGCTTGGCGCAGTAGAGTCTTCTCTCCGCGCCGGGTGGGGTCCTTCAGCCGTGGTTTCTCTCCAGAATGGGCTCGGCAGCCTAGAGTTGCTGGAGTCAAGGTTTCCTGGAAGGGCTCTTGGAGCGGTCGTGACGTTTGGAGCCACGAGGCTGGGGCCTTGTAGGGCGAGGCTTGCTGGTAGGGGCGAGGTCCTCCTGGGATGGAGGAGGGATGTGGTGAGCGATGCCCGTGAGGCATGTGGTTTGCTCTCTGAGGCTCTGAGGCGCGGGGGGATAAGCGCTCACTGCGTTGGGGATGAGTTGGAGCCGTGGAGGTGGCTCAAGCTAGCCGTGAACTCGGCCATTAACCCTGTTACGGTTCTCGCGTGGAGCCGTAACAGGGTAGTGGTTGAGGACCCGTTTGCGAGGGAACTTGCGGAGGCCCTTGCTGCTGAGACGGGTAGGGTGGCGGAGGCCAAGGGGATAAGGCTTCCCAGGGACCCTGTCGAGGAGGCGCTGCGCGTTGCGAGGCTCACCGGGGACAACTGCTCCTCCATGGTCCAGGACATAGCTATGGGTAGGCGGACCGAGATAGACTATATTTGTAAAGCAGTCGCCGACGAGGCTTGGAGACGGGGGCTCAGCGCCCCTCATAACTGGTTTGCTTATCGCGCGGTGAGGCTGCTCGAGAAATGGCTGGCCGGGAAAAAGTCACCGTGCGAGACATAGTCCGCGCGAAGAAAACTGGTAGGAAAATCGTAATGGTTACCGCCTACGACTACCCCACCGCCCGCGTGGTTGACTCGGCTGGGGTGGACTCGATCCTGGTAGGCGATAGTGTCGGGATGGTTGTCCACGGCCTCGAGTCCACGCTACAGGTAACAATGGACATGATGCTCCTCCACGTAGCCGCGGTGGCGAGGGCAAGGCCCCGCGCACTTGTGGTCGGAGACATGCCCTTCATGAGCTACGAGGCAAGCGTGTCGGAAGCGGTGAGGAACGCTGGCAAAATGCTCTCCGCGGGCGCTGACGCGGTAAAGCTGGAGGGAGGAGCACTCTACACCGACGTCGTGAAGGCGCTCACGAGGGCAGGCATACCCGTAATGGGCCACGTAGGCCTAACGCCGCAGAAGCATAAGCTCCTCGGAGGCTACCGCCTAGCAGGAAAAACGGCGCAGGAAGCCCTCGAGATAATACACGACGCAGAAGCCCTAGAGGATGCAGGCGCCTTCGCAGTAATCATAGAGTTCACAGCCCACGAGGTAGCCAAGAAGATAACAGAGCGCCTCAACATACCAACAATATGCATAGGAAGCGGCCCCTACTGCGACGGCCAAGTCCTAGTACTCCACGACCTAGTAGGACTAACCCCCCAGCCACCGCCCTTCGCAAAACAATACACGAACATAGCCGAAGAGATAAGGAGAGCCGTAGAAGCCTTCGCCGAGGAAGTACGTAGCGCAAAGTTCCCAGGCAGAGAAATGTACTGGGGAATGAAGCAAGGAGAATACGAGAAACTAGAAAAACAACTAAAAGAACACCAATGACTGCGACAATGCAGGCAGCATGGCCCGGGAAAAGACCTTATCAGACACTAAGCACTAGCTAATTCCTCGGGCTGTGAGGAGGGACGCCCTTTCTCGGACAACGCGTAATGACGAGGGGGTCCTCGGCGGAACCGAGCCCCATAGCCCATCAACCCGGTCATGGCTATAGAGTGTTCCCAGTGCGCCGGTCTACGCAGCTGTGCTTCAACCCGATCAACGAGTGTTTAGTCGGGTCTTGCGCATCGCAACCACTATTGTCGTAGCAACTATTGCTACAACAGTTATCGCTGCCGCAACTGCTAAGCCAGTACTCCTACCATTGCCTCTTGGTTTCGGCGACGTATTCGTACTGTTCTGAGCCTGCGATGATTTCTCTGCACCAGTGGCTGCAGAAGCGCTTGTAGCACTATGCTTGTTTATGGGGCTCACTGCACTTAGTTCCACATTGACTGACCCGAGCAACGGTAATTCAACCTCTTGTTTATCAATGACTATAGTGGGTGATGCAGGTCTTAGAGCCACCTTGTCCGGGATTAGTTCGGCGGCTCCACTCCTAGCTAGCTCCGATTTGAGCGCCATCAGTGCATTTGACAGCGCTTCAAGCGTTATCTTGGCGGCTTCGCTGAACGGCCTCCCTTTAGCGGTTCTGGCGATATACCTGTGCTCGGCGATAGTAGAGTTGCCTACTAGCTTATCCTTCTCATTAACAAGTACTACGTTAACGGTTCTTGTTGATGGTGCTAATATTTCTAGCCCCGTGTCAAGAGGCACTGTTAACGGCTCCATCCGGCTGATGATTGTGCCGTATTTCGTTATTTCCGCGAATCTCTGTATGAATTCATGTATCTTTGCTGCGTCGCCCACGCCCGTCACGTTTAGGGATATGCGGCGCTTGTAGCGGTAAGCATCTTGGCTAATATGGGCCATGTAGACGATCTTTGCTTTAAATTTTGCCTCCTCGGTGAGGACGCTAAGCGTTTTATCTATGAGCTGTGGCGGCGCATTCCTGCTTCCTCCATAGCCGCGCAGCATCTTCTCGATATCGGCAACGCCCTCGGCGGTGATCCTATAGGCGCCTAACTCCTCCTTCACATCGTACCTCGTGAACTTAATGGACGGTATTCTTGGCTCCATCGCGGGGTTGCCGAATACACTGCCCAACAAGTATATCTTAGCATTGAAGTCCGCCTTACTGCCTATTATTTTTGCACTAAACCTTATCTCCAGCCGTGCTCTAGGAATAGAGCGCCAGAGCTTATAGTAACCAACTATGGTATTAGACCTCTTGTCAATTGTCACGTTGAAATACTCCTCGGTCTCCATCGGCATATTCGCAGGTACTCCGCTGCTACTCGTAGTTGCTTCATTTCTAGCAACCGATTCAGCATAGACATAGGTCGCCGAATAGTTACTTCCACCAACATGCTCCACTACCCTATAATAAACATTGACACGAGCCCCCGGACTCGAGAACGGCAGAACAATAGACGCATTGTACAACGGCTTAACAGACCCATCAGAATAAATCAGTACTTCTAGACTAGCACGATTCACGCTAATTGCACTGATAGCTTCAACTCCAATAAATACCAGCAGTACCAATATGATAAAAAGCGAGAATCTGTACCTCAATCTCACGACTCATCGAGATAATGAGTAAGACGTAACAAACTATCCATATATACTTACAGCTATCTCTTACAATTCTCTTTTGAGTTTAGCTTTATTAGCGGGAAGTCAACGTTGAAGATGTGGCTACGTCTAATCTTACAATTCTCTTTTGAGTTTAGCCTCAAAGAGGTGGGGAGAGCGATAGCCTACGTGGCAAGGACTTACAATTCTCTTTTGAGTTATGGCAGGGACTCGAAGACGGTATTCCTGAAGATAGGTGAACTCTTACAATTCTCTTTTGAGTTATGGAGCCGTTCTAGCTGCTCAAAAAACTTGTTCACTCGTTCTACACTTACAATTCTCTTTTGAGTTATGGTCAAGATACGCCTAGTTTTACTCGGTGAGGTGCCGGCTTCATGCTTACAATTCTCTTTTGAGTTATGGTTACATATAAACTAGTTCACTTGATGCAGCTGCTTCAGCCCACTTACAATTCTCTTTTGAGTTATGGAGACGGGCGAGATCAACGACAACACGTTGAGGATACTGACTTACAATTCTCTTTTGAGTTATGGCTGCTGTGAGGCGCATCCAGCAGTACGCGTTATCAGCGTTCGGCCTTACAATTCTCTTTTGAGTTATGGTTCACAACATCTTTGGATATTGGCCGCTTAGTGCACACGCGTACTTACAATTCTCTTTTGAGTTATGGTGGTTTGTTCCCCATTGGGATCCGAAAGAATAGTGCTATGGTGGAAGTATTTATTGGTTGTGGGCTTCTTGTGCACGTCTTCAAATCCGGGAACATTAGGTCCTCGTTGTAAATGGGACAGGTGCTCATGGATTTGAGAGGAGTCTAAAGAATGTGCTCAAGGATCATCGCGGAACTTGAAAGAAAGTGTGCCCAAGGGAACCACAAGAGGAATTTAAAGGTTAAGAAGTTTAGCCTAATTAGATCATCGGAGAGAATGGTGATTTGTTTCCTGAGTCATGCTTAGGGTTGCTATTGTATTTTCTTCTTGGCGTCGCCTAGTTTTTCGCGAGGAGTAGTTTACTCTACGTCTTGGGGTAAGCATTGAGTAGGCAGCGTCATCCGCTTGACCCGCTTTTCATGCCTCGTAGTATTGCCGTTATTGGTGCTTCTAGGCATCCCGGCAAGATCGGCTATACTATTGTGCGTAACCTGCTTGAGTCTGGCTACAAGGGCCGTGTTTACCCGGTTAACCCCTCTGCTAAGGAGATTCTCGGGCTCAAGGCTTATCCTAGCGTACTGGATATTCCTGACGAGGTTGATATGGCTGTTATAGCTGTCCCGGTTGGGCTTGTGAACAGGG from Pyrofollis japonicus harbors:
- the panB gene encoding 3-methyl-2-oxobutanoate hydroxymethyltransferase; its protein translation is MAGREKVTVRDIVRAKKTGRKIVMVTAYDYPTARVVDSAGVDSILVGDSVGMVVHGLESTLQVTMDMMLLHVAAVARARPRALVVGDMPFMSYEASVSEAVRNAGKMLSAGADAVKLEGGALYTDVVKALTRAGIPVMGHVGLTPQKHKLLGGYRLAGKTAQEALEIIHDAEALEDAGAFAVIIEFTAHEVAKKITERLNIPTICIGSGPYCDGQVLVLHDLVGLTPQPPPFAKQYTNIAEEIRRAVEAFAEEVRSAKFPGREMYWGMKQGEYEKLEKQLKEHQ
- a CDS encoding type II toxin-antitoxin system VapC family toxin: MKIFVDSSIILAFLAGQDERAYDMIDEVENRNLTGYINAIVIDEVIHGYLRLVTGLSSRRIRQLLSKKDENLIKLVEEVKPVLELFVTLPIMSEPHEVINIIKDYGLMPADALIALTCKHYGIETIATLDEDFKRIPWLKVIP
- a CDS encoding ketopantoate reductase family protein; its protein translation is MVDVVIVGCGAVGSVVSLALSLGGLSVAVVARSRGGDKVYVEGLGETHVPVLVWSEAASISPRIVVYATKAYDLLGAVESSLRAGWGPSAVVSLQNGLGSLELLESRFPGRALGAVVTFGATRLGPCRARLAGRGEVLLGWRRDVVSDAREACGLLSEALRRGGISAHCVGDELEPWRWLKLAVNSAINPVTVLAWSRNRVVVEDPFARELAEALAAETGRVAEAKGIRLPRDPVEEALRVARLTGDNCSSMVQDIAMGRRTEIDYICKAVADEAWRRGLSAPHNWFAYRAVRLLEKWLAGKKSPCET
- a CDS encoding antitoxin family protein yields the protein MLSKVIRVRYEKGVLKPLEPIDIAEGEEAYIVIVKKESVARKFYGIARKHRPELSKKDFAEAIEEIEDEDIR